From the genome of Hymenobacter cellulosilyticus, one region includes:
- a CDS encoding type II toxin-antitoxin system VapC family toxin, with the protein MKQWFLDTNVVVDFLANRQPFVQEAEVLFRLAYARRVQLYVASLSFSHMFYLLRRTHGAEVTRQLLTDLLPIVQVLSVDASTVQQALAAGFPDFEDALQYFAATAVPSITAIVTRDPKGFRASALPILTPAEAVAQAIADS; encoded by the coding sequence ATGAAACAGTGGTTTCTGGATACTAACGTTGTCGTAGACTTTCTGGCCAACCGGCAGCCATTTGTGCAGGAAGCAGAAGTATTGTTTCGGCTGGCCTATGCCCGACGGGTGCAGCTATATGTGGCTAGCTTATCATTCAGCCATATGTTTTATCTACTCCGTCGCACCCACGGAGCTGAAGTTACCCGCCAGCTGCTGACCGATCTGCTCCCCATTGTGCAAGTATTGTCAGTAGACGCTTCCACCGTGCAGCAGGCCCTAGCCGCTGGCTTTCCGGATTTCGAGGACGCCTTGCAGTATTTCGCCGCTACGGCCGTGCCCTCTATTACAGCCATCGTTACCCGCGACCCGAAAGGCTTCCGCGCTAGCGCCTTACCTATCCTGACGCCCGCCGAGGCTGTGGCGCAGGCCATAGCAGACAGCTAA
- a CDS encoding DUF6364 family protein gives MIRLTLNLPDEVAQRAQAYARETGRSLEDIFAAYLQQLKPDPAALPELPPALARLKGAVQLPPDADYKTILAEELQKRFGQ, from the coding sequence ATGATCCGACTCACGCTTAATCTCCCCGATGAAGTAGCACAGCGAGCCCAGGCTTACGCCCGGGAAACTGGCCGCAGCCTGGAAGATATCTTTGCCGCCTACCTGCAACAGCTGAAACCGGATCCTGCGGCCCTGCCCGAACTGCCGCCGGCCCTAGCCCGCTTAAAGGGAGCAGTGCAACTCCCGCCCGATGCAGACTATAAAACCATTCTGGCGGAGGAACTTCAGAAACGGTTCGGGCAATGA
- a CDS encoding ABC transporter ATP-binding protein, producing MSLWEIIRRLYTYVLPYRRLVISTLLLTLVGSLAAQVNPFVLRYTVDTVQGLLNRNLGLAQGLNLLLWVSGLLLGKEVINTFIQFGQKFYGEKIRINVSSTLSQDAIHKLLSYELGFYSDSGNQAGKLQTRIDRGVESLMKLVQNFFIDILPLFANSIVALVIMFMANVYVGLVAICILPVYFWISYRQADKLNGTRRALRGLREAKSQGLVNLIDSAVVIKSFVREDYEEQKQAQVQQNLQEAQLATRKTNFLYDGLKTFVEQVGVVLIIILTAYLVLDRQISIGAIMFHILLFNNVSAPIRQLHRIYDEMNEALTYSEGFFDILDADDAREKTGPIQPHEVRGTFDICNVDFTYPSGTQALHDVCLTIEEGKTTALVGLSGAGKSTIINLLCKFYEPDHGKMLLDGKPLADYDTHALRQRIGLVLQKNHIFKGTIEENIRYGVMDATLEQIQAAAKQAYLHEQILELPKGYQSDAQQLSGGQQQRIAIARLFLKNPPIIFLDEPTASLDAIATEQIKNSLDAIKQGRTVVIISHSLAQIVDSDCIYVMKQGRMVESGTHEQLYDKRGTYREIFDASARSLNIEKLARVMVDDEDEVGDTAA from the coding sequence ATGAGTCTTTGGGAAATTATTCGCCGCCTGTATACCTACGTGCTGCCTTACCGCCGCCTAGTTATCAGCACGCTGCTGCTGACGCTGGTAGGGTCGTTGGCGGCTCAGGTCAACCCGTTTGTGCTGCGCTACACCGTGGACACGGTGCAGGGGCTGCTCAACCGTAACCTCGGCCTGGCCCAGGGCCTGAACCTGCTGCTGTGGGTGAGCGGGCTGCTGCTGGGCAAGGAAGTCATCAACACCTTTATCCAGTTCGGGCAGAAGTTCTACGGGGAGAAAATCCGCATCAACGTGTCGAGCACCCTGTCCCAGGATGCCATTCACAAGCTGCTGAGCTACGAGCTGGGCTTTTACTCCGACAGTGGCAACCAGGCCGGCAAGCTCCAGACCCGCATTGACCGGGGCGTGGAAAGCCTGATGAAGCTGGTGCAGAACTTCTTTATCGACATCCTGCCCCTGTTTGCCAACTCCATTGTGGCCCTGGTAATCATGTTTATGGCCAACGTGTACGTAGGCCTGGTGGCCATCTGCATTCTGCCCGTCTACTTCTGGATCAGCTACCGGCAGGCCGACAAGCTCAATGGCACGCGCCGGGCCTTGCGCGGGCTGCGGGAAGCCAAAAGCCAGGGCCTGGTGAATCTAATTGACTCGGCCGTAGTCATCAAGAGCTTCGTGCGCGAAGACTACGAGGAGCAGAAACAGGCTCAGGTACAGCAGAATTTGCAGGAAGCCCAGCTGGCCACGCGCAAAACCAACTTCCTCTACGACGGCCTCAAAACCTTTGTCGAGCAGGTGGGTGTGGTGCTCATCATCATCCTGACGGCTTACCTCGTGCTCGACCGGCAGATCAGCATCGGGGCCATTATGTTCCACATCCTGCTCTTCAACAACGTGTCGGCCCCCATCCGGCAGCTGCACCGCATCTACGACGAGATGAACGAGGCCCTGACCTACTCCGAAGGCTTCTTCGACATCCTCGACGCCGACGATGCCCGCGAGAAAACCGGCCCCATCCAGCCCCACGAGGTTCGCGGCACTTTCGACATCTGCAACGTGGATTTCACCTACCCCAGCGGCACCCAGGCCCTGCACGACGTGTGCCTGACCATCGAAGAAGGCAAAACCACTGCCCTGGTGGGCCTTAGCGGGGCCGGTAAAAGCACCATCATCAACCTGCTCTGCAAGTTCTACGAACCCGACCACGGCAAAATGCTGCTCGACGGCAAGCCCCTGGCCGACTACGACACCCACGCCCTGCGGCAGCGCATCGGGCTGGTGCTCCAGAAAAATCACATCTTCAAGGGCACCATCGAGGAAAACATCCGCTACGGGGTGATGGACGCCACCCTGGAGCAAATCCAGGCCGCCGCCAAGCAGGCCTACCTCCACGAGCAGATTCTGGAGCTGCCCAAGGGCTACCAGAGCGACGCCCAGCAACTCAGCGGGGGCCAGCAGCAGCGCATTGCCATTGCCCGGCTGTTCCTGAAAAACCCGCCCATCATCTTCCTCGACGAGCCCACCGCCTCCCTCGACGCCATTGCCACCGAGCAAATCAAGAACTCGCTGGACGCCATCAAGCAGGGCCGCACGGTGGTCATCATCTCCCACAGCCTGGCCCAAATCGTGGACTCCGACTGCATCTACGTCATGAAGCAGGGTCGCATGGTGGAAAGCGGCACCCACGAACAGCTCTACGACAAGCGCGGCACATACCGCGAGATTTTCGACGCCTCGGCCCGGAGTTTGAATATCGAGAAGCTGGCCCGGGTGATGGTCGATGATGAGGATGAGGTCGGGGATACGGCCGCGTAG
- a CDS encoding putative quinol monooxygenase — protein sequence MTIEYIRYRIAAEQQPAFVQAIHSANELLAQAPDCLSYQLSHCQEVPELFIWRIEWTSVDSHLNGFRKSPAFGAFFQLVKPFYQSIQEMNHYAVVE from the coding sequence ATGACTATTGAATACATCCGCTACCGTATTGCCGCCGAGCAGCAGCCCGCCTTTGTGCAAGCTATTCATAGCGCCAACGAGCTGCTGGCTCAGGCCCCCGACTGCCTCAGCTACCAGCTCAGCCACTGCCAGGAAGTCCCCGAGCTATTCATCTGGCGCATCGAGTGGACGTCGGTGGATTCACACCTCAATGGCTTCCGCAAAAGCCCGGCTTTCGGCGCGTTCTTTCAATTGGTGAAGCCGTTTTACCAGAGCATTCAGGAAATGAACCACTACGCGGTGGTGGAGTAA
- a CDS encoding xanthine dehydrogenase family protein molybdopterin-binding subunit, giving the protein MENQSPALPSVGQPLSRVDGRLKVTGQARYAAEHAVPGVVHGVLLTSAIARGRIKSLDTTAAEKAPGVLAILTHRNSPGVPAYQDAQANNNPRLAGREIRVFHDEQIHFSNQPVALAIADTLERAQHAATLVLVQYEAAPPETDLAAHVGRAIKPQKADDFQRGQPRAHQQAPVRIEQEYRTPVQVHNPLEPHAAIARWDAGKLTVYNKTQAPKLAQQDLMRMFKLPETSVQVHSPFVGGAFGGASRIWPQEVAAILGAKLVGRPVKVALRRDQMFNMVGYRPYSIQKVGLGATATGQLVDITHEAWGQTSRHEEFAERILDPTKSAYRCPNLTATYRLVPLDLSTPAWTRGPGESSGSFALESAVDELAYALKMDPLALRLQNFAETDPATGKPWSSNQLRQCYERGAARFGWNKRPAAPRSLRDGEWLVGQGMSMGIYKAERAKAAARVQLFADGRLLVQAATADAGPGTGTIMTQIAADASGVPAENIRFELGDSLLPPAPGQFGSHTAASVGTAVHAACTALKEQLLTLARSAPEWQNRQLQPQEVVADRSAVRLKQDAQQQLSYVEILRQHNLMGLDLTREVAPGPEQKQYAGKSFCANFVEVRVHEPTGTVRISRVVSALDVGRVLNPQTARSQVHGSVVWGIGMALLEEARLDHRYGRYVNPQLAEYHVPVNADVPAIDEIFIDEPDLHLDPMGAKGLGEIGMIGFAAAVANAVYHATGRRIRELPITPDKLLGTLA; this is encoded by the coding sequence ATGGAAAACCAATCCCCTGCTTTGCCCAGTGTCGGCCAGCCGCTGAGCCGCGTCGATGGGCGCCTGAAAGTAACCGGGCAGGCCCGTTACGCCGCCGAGCATGCCGTGCCGGGCGTGGTGCACGGCGTACTGCTGACCAGCGCCATTGCCCGGGGCCGCATCAAAAGCCTGGACACTACGGCGGCCGAAAAAGCGCCGGGCGTGCTGGCTATTCTCACGCACCGCAACTCCCCCGGGGTGCCGGCTTACCAGGATGCTCAGGCCAACAACAATCCGCGCCTGGCCGGGCGGGAAATCCGGGTGTTTCACGACGAGCAGATTCACTTCAGCAACCAGCCCGTGGCCCTGGCCATTGCCGACACCCTGGAGCGCGCCCAGCACGCGGCCACGCTGGTACTGGTGCAATACGAAGCCGCCCCGCCCGAAACCGACTTGGCGGCGCACGTGGGCCGGGCCATAAAGCCCCAGAAAGCCGACGACTTCCAGCGCGGGCAGCCCCGTGCCCACCAGCAGGCGCCAGTCCGCATCGAGCAGGAATACCGCACGCCGGTACAGGTGCACAACCCGCTGGAACCCCACGCCGCCATTGCCCGCTGGGACGCCGGCAAGCTGACGGTATACAACAAAACCCAGGCTCCGAAGCTGGCCCAGCAGGACTTGATGCGCATGTTTAAGCTGCCCGAAACCAGCGTACAGGTGCATTCGCCGTTCGTGGGCGGGGCCTTTGGTGGGGCGTCGCGCATCTGGCCCCAGGAAGTAGCCGCCATTCTGGGGGCCAAGCTGGTGGGGCGGCCGGTGAAAGTAGCCCTGCGGCGGGACCAAATGTTCAATATGGTGGGCTACCGGCCGTATTCCATCCAAAAAGTAGGACTGGGCGCCACGGCTACCGGGCAGCTGGTAGACATCACCCACGAGGCCTGGGGGCAGACGTCCCGGCACGAGGAATTTGCAGAGCGGATTCTGGACCCGACCAAGTCGGCCTACCGCTGCCCCAACCTGACGGCCACTTACCGCCTGGTGCCGCTGGACCTCAGCACCCCAGCCTGGACCCGCGGTCCGGGCGAGTCGAGCGGCTCGTTTGCCCTGGAGTCAGCGGTAGATGAGCTGGCCTATGCCCTGAAAATGGACCCGCTGGCGCTGCGGCTGCAGAACTTTGCCGAAACCGACCCCGCTACCGGCAAGCCCTGGAGCAGCAACCAACTGCGGCAGTGCTACGAGCGGGGCGCGGCCCGGTTTGGGTGGAATAAGCGGCCGGCGGCGCCCCGCAGCCTGCGGGACGGCGAGTGGCTGGTCGGGCAGGGCATGAGCATGGGAATCTACAAAGCTGAGCGGGCCAAAGCCGCGGCCCGGGTGCAGCTCTTTGCCGACGGCCGCCTGCTGGTGCAAGCCGCCACCGCCGACGCCGGCCCGGGCACCGGCACCATCATGACCCAGATTGCGGCCGACGCCAGCGGCGTACCGGCGGAGAATATCCGCTTCGAGCTGGGCGACTCCCTGCTGCCGCCGGCCCCGGGGCAGTTTGGCTCCCACACGGCCGCCTCGGTGGGTACGGCGGTACATGCGGCCTGCACGGCCCTGAAAGAGCAGCTGCTCACCCTGGCCCGCAGCGCGCCCGAGTGGCAGAACCGGCAGCTGCAGCCTCAGGAAGTGGTGGCCGACCGGAGCGCGGTGCGGCTGAAGCAAGATGCGCAGCAGCAGCTTTCGTACGTTGAGATTCTGCGTCAGCACAACCTGATGGGCCTCGACCTGACCCGGGAGGTGGCCCCGGGCCCCGAGCAGAAACAGTATGCGGGCAAGTCGTTTTGCGCCAACTTTGTGGAAGTGCGCGTGCATGAGCCTACCGGCACGGTGCGGATTAGCCGGGTAGTATCGGCGCTGGATGTGGGCCGGGTCCTCAACCCCCAGACGGCCCGCAGCCAGGTGCACGGCTCGGTGGTGTGGGGCATTGGCATGGCCTTATTAGAAGAAGCCCGCCTCGACCACCGCTACGGCCGCTATGTGAATCCGCAACTGGCTGAGTACCATGTACCCGTCAACGCCGACGTGCCGGCCATTGACGAAATTTTCATCGACGAGCCCGACCTCCACCTCGACCCGATGGGCGCCAAGGGCCTGGGCGAAATCGGCATGATCGGCTTCGCGGCGGCCGTGGCCAACGCCGTGTACCACGCCACCGGCCGCCGCATCCGGGAGCTGCCCATCACCCCCGACAAGCTGCTCGGCACGTTGGCCTAA
- a CDS encoding response regulator, with protein MQKLSCILLVDDDPITNFLNQRLLDELKLTEKLLVALNGKEAITLIEEHCVDRQGCPALILLDVNMPVMNGFDFLDAYAQLPVAQQHPSVVIMLTTSLHPRDVQRVEQLQIGGFLNKPLTKEKVDSILAQHFGQQAD; from the coding sequence ATGCAAAAGCTTTCCTGTATTCTATTGGTCGATGATGATCCTATTACCAACTTTCTCAACCAGCGTTTGCTCGACGAACTAAAGCTGACCGAGAAGCTGCTCGTGGCCCTGAACGGGAAAGAGGCCATTACCCTGATTGAGGAGCACTGCGTGGACCGCCAGGGCTGCCCGGCCCTGATTCTGCTGGACGTGAACATGCCCGTGATGAACGGGTTCGACTTTCTGGATGCCTACGCCCAGCTGCCCGTGGCGCAGCAGCACCCGAGCGTGGTTATCATGCTCACTACCTCCCTGCACCCGCGCGACGTGCAGCGGGTAGAGCAGCTCCAGATTGGCGGCTTTCTGAACAAGCCCCTGACCAAGGAAAAAGTAGATTCTATTCTGGCCCAGCATTTCGGCCAGCAAGCCGATTAG
- a CDS encoding M28 family metallopeptidase: MNKLLLLTLAGGLLLRPGYAQQTEKLDVAMLEKIKDEGLNRSKVMETAFYLTDVTGPRLANSEGLQRANAWTKQQLISWGLVNANVEPWGTFGRGWDIDKSYVAMTAPYYHAMIGAPKAWTPSTTGPVKKQVVVVKAATEADLDAYKGRLRDKIVLTEVATPPKTSFEPDARRYTDAELQKLTEAPSAAPASAADAERLAARRAQATLRAKMADFFLSEGAVAVLSSRGGSEGTFFTSNGAPYAPDAKPVLPEMEMAPEDQLRLIRLAEAGIPVEIELETRTRFQTQDLQGYNVVAEIPGTDRKLKSEVVMLGGHLDSWHAASGATDNAAGCAIMMEAVRILKAAGVQPRRTIRIALWGEEEQGLHGSRNYVKNHFADLATMQLLPDHAKLAAYFNLDNGAGKIRGIYTQGNEAVMPIFSQWLKPLAEMGATTVTKRNTGGTDHLSFDAVGLPGFQFIQDPLDYGTRTHHTNMDTYERLPPNDLKQAAVVVATFVYNAAMRDQKLPRKPLPTASKAQ; this comes from the coding sequence ATGAACAAACTTCTTCTTTTAACCCTGGCCGGCGGCTTGCTGCTGCGGCCTGGCTACGCCCAGCAAACCGAAAAGCTGGACGTGGCAATGTTGGAAAAAATCAAGGATGAGGGCCTGAACCGCTCCAAGGTGATGGAAACGGCCTTTTACCTGACCGACGTAACCGGGCCGCGCCTGGCCAACTCGGAAGGCCTGCAGCGGGCCAATGCCTGGACCAAGCAGCAACTCATTAGTTGGGGCCTGGTCAATGCCAACGTAGAGCCCTGGGGCACGTTTGGCCGCGGCTGGGACATTGACAAGTCGTACGTTGCCATGACGGCGCCCTACTACCACGCCATGATTGGCGCGCCCAAAGCCTGGACGCCTTCCACTACGGGCCCGGTCAAAAAGCAGGTGGTCGTGGTAAAAGCCGCCACCGAAGCCGACCTGGATGCCTACAAAGGCCGCCTGCGCGACAAAATCGTGCTGACGGAAGTAGCCACGCCGCCCAAAACTAGCTTTGAGCCCGATGCCCGCCGTTACACCGACGCCGAGCTGCAGAAGCTGACCGAAGCGCCGTCCGCAGCTCCCGCCTCGGCCGCCGATGCCGAGCGTCTGGCGGCCCGCCGGGCCCAGGCCACCCTGCGCGCCAAGATGGCCGACTTCTTTTTAAGCGAAGGAGCCGTGGCCGTGCTCAGCAGCCGTGGCGGCTCGGAAGGCACGTTCTTTACCAGCAACGGTGCGCCCTATGCCCCCGATGCCAAGCCCGTGCTGCCCGAAATGGAAATGGCTCCCGAGGACCAGCTGCGCCTGATTCGGCTGGCCGAAGCTGGTATTCCAGTGGAAATCGAGCTGGAAACCCGCACCCGCTTTCAAACCCAGGATTTGCAGGGCTACAACGTGGTGGCCGAAATTCCGGGCACCGACCGGAAGCTGAAAAGTGAGGTGGTCATGCTCGGCGGCCACCTCGACTCCTGGCACGCAGCCAGCGGAGCTACCGACAATGCCGCCGGTTGCGCCATCATGATGGAAGCTGTCCGCATTCTGAAGGCCGCCGGCGTGCAGCCCCGCCGCACCATCCGCATTGCGCTCTGGGGCGAGGAAGAGCAGGGCCTGCACGGCTCCCGCAACTACGTGAAAAACCACTTTGCCGACCTGGCCACCATGCAGCTGCTACCCGACCACGCCAAGCTGGCCGCCTACTTCAACCTGGACAATGGCGCGGGCAAAATTCGGGGCATCTACACCCAGGGCAACGAGGCCGTGATGCCCATTTTCAGCCAGTGGCTCAAACCCCTGGCCGAGATGGGGGCTACCACCGTCACCAAGCGCAACACCGGCGGCACCGACCACCTCTCCTTCGACGCGGTGGGGCTGCCGGGCTTCCAGTTTATCCAGGACCCGCTCGACTACGGCACCCGCACCCACCACACCAACATGGACACCTACGAGCGGCTTCCGCCCAACGACCTCAAGCAGGCAGCCGTGGTGGTGGCTACCTTCGTTTACAACGCGGCCATGCGGGACCAGAAGCTGCCCCGCAAGCCCTTGCCCACTGCCAGTAAAGCTCAGTAA
- a CDS encoding alpha-L-rhamnosidase-related protein, whose amino-acid sequence MHKNTSSNSSAIPAAAPATTAPVWQSAAYTVYRDSVVQGPHVARALSRRELTSNYRSPANAFQSPRISFKFSLNGKDNEMPPGQDHVLVALPAAGGQTLETPVIVFGQQYLDNTAVPAETYLAPNTPLRIRLDLRPLLAAFQQQGFFQLYNGQKLYKDDFKHVFVAGNAAPLSWDFDNLINKPGLELKDPDGNGIYETTVVLNAHSEEKTTAAHWQASLDVAAFPQLTSDYPLLNALYNLALEEAKRAVEPDGTFRTGQEWAGVWTRDISYSIILAQAALQPEVAKTSLLRKVTPAGRIIQDTGTGGAYPCSTDRMIWAVAAWEIYKTTGDEAWLRKVYPIIKNSIEDDVLVAYNPQTGLVRGESSFLDWREQTYPKWMQPVDIYQSESLGTNAVHFEANQVLAQMADQLGQADVAQTARSRAASIKFGINEHLWLEEKGYYGQFRYGRVYQHLSPKAEALGEALTVLFGVAEGSRPQTVVARTPVMDYGIPCIYPQIAGIPPYHNNAVWPFVQSYWGLAAAKVGNEASFLESLMAVARPAALFLTNKENFVASNGDFSGTQINSSNMLWSLSGALGLVYKGLFGMDFQAAGLRFQPLVPQALQGTRRLTGFRYRGAVLNIEMVGFGQGIKSITLDEQPLPDATLPATLTGSHDVRIELPSVALAASAQNKVAHHVAPMTPAVRYTNGQLTWAPVEGARAYQVLRNGQFAARTTTTEFAVPAASCYAEYQVLAIDAQNHESFASEPLAVEAGKLQRVYDLGTGRSKSGKPYQGYTGQGFVEISKTQNKTLAVPVVVAEAGLYAVDFRYANGNGPINTSNKCAIRTLRRGRQLLGTVVLPQRGVDEWSDWGFSNPILVRLEKGLHPLTLTLEAANENMNGEVNQAMLDYLRLTRID is encoded by the coding sequence GTGCATAAGAATACGTCTTCCAACTCCTCAGCAATTCCCGCTGCTGCCCCGGCCACCACCGCGCCCGTGTGGCAGTCGGCGGCCTACACCGTGTACCGCGACTCGGTGGTACAGGGCCCGCACGTGGCCCGGGCTCTTTCGCGCCGGGAGCTGACCTCCAACTACCGCAGCCCGGCCAACGCCTTTCAGAGTCCGCGCATCAGCTTTAAGTTCAGCCTCAACGGCAAGGACAACGAAATGCCGCCCGGTCAGGACCACGTGCTGGTAGCCCTGCCGGCGGCCGGCGGACAAACCCTGGAAACCCCAGTCATCGTCTTTGGGCAGCAGTACCTGGACAACACCGCGGTGCCCGCGGAAACGTACCTAGCACCCAACACCCCGCTCCGGATTCGGCTGGACCTGCGGCCCCTGCTGGCGGCCTTTCAGCAGCAGGGCTTCTTCCAGCTCTACAACGGGCAGAAGCTGTACAAGGACGACTTCAAGCACGTGTTTGTGGCCGGCAATGCGGCGCCCCTCAGCTGGGATTTCGACAACCTGATCAACAAGCCCGGGCTGGAGCTCAAGGACCCCGACGGCAACGGCATCTACGAAACCACGGTGGTGCTCAACGCCCATTCCGAGGAGAAAACCACCGCCGCGCACTGGCAAGCTTCCCTCGACGTAGCGGCTTTTCCCCAGCTCACCTCCGATTACCCGCTGCTCAACGCACTGTATAACCTGGCCCTGGAGGAAGCCAAACGCGCCGTAGAGCCCGACGGCACCTTCCGCACCGGGCAGGAGTGGGCCGGCGTCTGGACCCGCGACATCAGCTACTCCATCATCCTGGCCCAGGCCGCCCTGCAGCCCGAAGTAGCCAAAACCAGCCTGCTGCGCAAAGTCACGCCCGCCGGCCGCATTATTCAGGACACGGGCACGGGCGGAGCTTACCCGTGCTCCACCGACCGGATGATCTGGGCCGTGGCCGCCTGGGAAATTTACAAAACCACCGGCGACGAGGCCTGGCTGCGTAAAGTGTACCCCATTATCAAGAACTCGATTGAGGATGACGTGCTGGTGGCTTACAACCCGCAAACCGGCTTGGTACGCGGCGAGTCGTCGTTTCTGGATTGGCGGGAGCAGACCTACCCGAAGTGGATGCAGCCGGTAGATATTTACCAGTCGGAAAGCCTGGGTACCAACGCCGTGCATTTTGAGGCCAACCAAGTGCTGGCGCAGATGGCCGACCAGCTGGGCCAAGCCGACGTGGCCCAAACAGCCCGGAGCCGGGCGGCAAGCATCAAATTTGGCATCAATGAACACCTGTGGCTTGAAGAAAAAGGTTACTACGGGCAGTTTCGCTACGGCCGCGTGTACCAGCACTTGTCGCCCAAAGCCGAGGCCCTGGGTGAAGCCCTGACGGTGCTCTTTGGCGTGGCCGAAGGCAGCCGGCCCCAAACCGTCGTGGCCCGCACGCCGGTCATGGACTACGGCATTCCCTGCATTTACCCGCAGATTGCGGGCATTCCGCCCTACCACAACAATGCCGTGTGGCCCTTTGTGCAAAGCTACTGGGGGCTAGCCGCGGCCAAGGTTGGCAACGAGGCATCCTTTCTGGAAAGCCTGATGGCCGTGGCCCGGCCGGCCGCTTTGTTTCTGACCAACAAGGAAAACTTTGTGGCCAGCAACGGCGACTTCAGCGGCACCCAGATCAACAGCAGCAATATGCTCTGGAGTCTTTCCGGCGCGCTGGGCCTAGTCTACAAGGGCTTGTTTGGTATGGACTTTCAGGCTGCCGGCCTCCGTTTCCAGCCGTTAGTGCCCCAAGCCCTGCAGGGCACCCGCCGACTCACGGGCTTCCGCTACCGGGGCGCGGTGCTCAACATTGAAATGGTGGGATTTGGGCAGGGTATTAAAAGCATTACCCTCGACGAGCAGCCTCTGCCGGACGCCACGCTGCCGGCCACGCTCACCGGCTCCCACGACGTCCGCATTGAGTTGCCCAGCGTTGCGCTGGCAGCCTCCGCGCAAAACAAAGTGGCCCACCACGTGGCGCCTATGACCCCAGCCGTGCGCTATACCAACGGCCAATTAACCTGGGCTCCGGTGGAAGGCGCCCGAGCCTACCAGGTGCTACGCAATGGTCAATTTGCGGCCCGCACCACCACCACCGAGTTTGCTGTGCCAGCCGCCAGCTGCTATGCCGAATACCAAGTGCTGGCCATTGATGCCCAAAACCACGAGTCCTTCGCTAGTGAGCCCCTGGCTGTGGAAGCCGGGAAGCTTCAGCGCGTCTACGACCTGGGCACGGGCCGGTCGAAGTCCGGCAAGCCTTACCAGGGCTACACCGGCCAGGGTTTCGTGGAAATCAGCAAGACGCAGAACAAGACGCTGGCCGTGCCCGTCGTAGTGGCGGAGGCTGGCCTCTACGCCGTTGATTTTCGCTACGCCAACGGTAACGGGCCCATCAATACCAGCAACAAGTGCGCTATCCGGACCCTGCGCCGCGGCCGGCAGCTGCTGGGCACCGTGGTGCTGCCCCAGCGCGGGGTAGATGAATGGTCCGACTGGGGCTTTTCCAACCCTATACTAGTGCGCCTGGAAAAAGGGCTGCACCCGCTCACTCTCACTCTCGAAGCCGCCAATGAGAATATGAACGGGGAAGTCAACCAGGCTATGCTCGACTACCTGCGCCTGACCAGGATTGACTAA
- a CDS encoding dienelactone hydrolase family protein: MIGKLDAQQNLGNYLRALNYLRNRPDSNGKTGCVGFCWGGALANQLAVHDSRLNAAVAYYGMQPKAEDVPMIKATVMLHYGGLDERVNAGAAAYEAALKAAQVPYEQFIYEGVNHAFNNDSSPARYNAEAAKLAWDRTLRLFKEKLS; encoded by the coding sequence CTGATTGGCAAGCTCGATGCTCAGCAGAACCTGGGCAACTACCTGCGGGCCCTGAACTACCTGCGCAACCGCCCCGACAGCAACGGCAAGACCGGCTGCGTAGGCTTTTGCTGGGGCGGAGCCTTGGCCAACCAGCTGGCCGTGCACGACTCCCGGCTAAACGCGGCCGTGGCGTACTACGGCATGCAGCCCAAGGCCGAGGACGTCCCCATGATAAAAGCCACCGTGATGCTGCATTACGGCGGCCTCGATGAGCGGGTAAACGCCGGAGCCGCTGCCTACGAGGCCGCCCTGAAGGCCGCTCAGGTGCCCTACGAGCAGTTTATCTACGAAGGAGTTAACCACGCCTTCAATAACGACTCCTCCCCTGCCCGCTACAACGCCGAAGCCGCCAAGCTGGCCTGGGACCGGACGCTGCGCCTGTTCAAGGAAAAGCTTTCCTAG
- a CDS encoding dienelactone hydrolase family protein — translation MDQRIINLFDEYTHKPLTRMEFMERLVKLTGGLALAMTALSVLDPGYAEAATIEESDKDLVIEEVSWPGDASTMKGYLARPKGRKKRGAVVVIHENRGLTPHIKDVTRRVAKAGYLALG, via the coding sequence ATGGACCAGCGCATTATCAACCTGTTTGACGAGTATACCCACAAGCCCCTGACCCGCATGGAGTTTATGGAGCGGCTGGTAAAGCTGACCGGTGGCCTGGCCCTAGCCATGACGGCCCTGTCGGTGCTGGACCCAGGCTATGCCGAGGCGGCTACCATCGAGGAGTCCGACAAAGACCTGGTCATCGAGGAAGTAAGCTGGCCAGGGGATGCCTCCACCATGAAGGGCTACCTGGCCCGCCCCAAGGGCCGCAAAAAGCGCGGGGCAGTGGTGGTGATTCACGAAAACCGCGGCCTGACACCCCACATCAAGGACGTGACGCGCCGCGTGGCCAAGGCCGGCTACTTGGCATTGGGGTAG
- a CDS encoding Kazal-type serine protease inhibitor domain-containing protein has protein sequence MGPTDCIDPAKVNPDAGCTAQYAPVCGCDNKTYSNACEADKAGLRSYAPGACPTKAN, from the coding sequence ATGGGGCCGACGGACTGCATCGACCCGGCTAAAGTCAACCCGGATGCGGGCTGCACGGCCCAGTATGCCCCCGTGTGCGGCTGCGACAACAAGACGTACTCCAACGCCTGTGAAGCAGATAAAGCCGGGTTGCGCTCCTATGCTCCCGGTGCCTGCCCGACGAAGGCCAACTAG